In the Alkaliphilus oremlandii OhILAs genome, one interval contains:
- a CDS encoding oxaloacetate decarboxylase subunit alpha encodes MTKLKITETVLRDAHQSLFATRMKTEEMLPIAEMLDKVGYHSLEMWGGATFDASLRFLNEDPWERLRSIRKVVRNTKLQMLLRGQNLLGYKHYADDVVSEFVRKSIYNGIDIIRIFDALNDLRNLETSVKATLAEGGHAQCALSYTISPAHNIAYYVKKAKDMESLGASSICVKDMSGILTPYVAFDLVTELKKAVKVPIQIHTHYTSGIASMTYLKAIEAGADVVDTAISPLALGTSQPPTEPLVASLKDTPYDTGLDLEVLNEIAEYFRPMKEKHLKSGLIDPKVLGVDAKTLVYQVPGGMLSNLISQLRSQGKEDKFEDVLKEVPMVREDLGFPPLVTPMSQMVGTQAVFNVITGERYKMVPKEIKDYVKGLYGETTVPIHEDIKKKIIGNEESITCRPADLIEPQLQILREEIKEYVEQEEDVLSYALFPQVATSFFKDRWAKKYKIETSLYNEEERTHPV; translated from the coding sequence GTGACTAAATTAAAAATTACTGAAACAGTTTTAAGAGATGCGCATCAATCTTTATTTGCAACCAGAATGAAGACTGAGGAAATGCTTCCTATTGCTGAGATGCTAGATAAGGTCGGATACCATTCTTTGGAGATGTGGGGAGGCGCTACATTTGATGCTAGTTTAAGATTCTTAAATGAAGATCCTTGGGAGAGGCTACGAAGTATCCGAAAGGTCGTTCGAAATACGAAGCTTCAAATGCTGTTAAGAGGTCAAAACCTATTGGGATATAAACATTATGCTGATGATGTTGTATCAGAGTTTGTCAGAAAATCGATCTATAATGGAATCGATATTATACGGATATTTGATGCGCTCAATGATCTTAGGAATTTAGAAACTTCAGTGAAAGCTACCCTGGCGGAGGGTGGACACGCCCAATGTGCATTATCTTATACCATCAGCCCTGCCCATAATATCGCTTATTATGTGAAAAAAGCAAAGGACATGGAAAGTTTAGGTGCTAGCTCTATTTGCGTTAAAGATATGTCTGGAATATTAACACCCTATGTTGCTTTTGATCTAGTTACAGAGCTAAAGAAAGCAGTGAAGGTTCCGATTCAAATCCATACGCACTATACCAGTGGGATTGCATCCATGACTTATTTAAAAGCGATAGAGGCAGGTGCAGATGTTGTAGATACTGCAATTTCTCCATTAGCTTTAGGAACATCACAACCGCCAACAGAGCCATTGGTGGCATCTCTTAAAGACACGCCATACGATACTGGATTGGACTTAGAGGTACTTAATGAAATTGCTGAATACTTTAGACCGATGAAAGAGAAGCATCTGAAATCAGGACTAATTGATCCGAAGGTTTTAGGAGTGGATGCAAAAACACTAGTATATCAAGTTCCAGGTGGCATGTTATCAAATTTAATATCTCAACTGAGATCCCAAGGTAAAGAGGATAAATTCGAAGATGTATTAAAGGAAGTTCCGATGGTTCGAGAAGATTTAGGATTTCCTCCACTTGTGACGCCAATGAGCCAAATGGTGGGTACACAGGCCGTATTTAATGTGATTACTGGCGAAAGATATAAGATGGTACCAAAGGAAATAAAGGATTATGTCAAAGGTCTTTATGGTGAAACCACGGTGCCAATTCATGAAGATATCAAGAAAAAAATTATTGGAAATGAAGAATCGATTACTTGCAGACCAGCCGATCTCATTGAGCCTCAGCTACAGATTTTAAGGGAAGAGATTAAAGAGTATGTGGAGCAAGAAGAAGATGTACTTTCCTATGCATTATTCCCACAAGTGGCAACAAGCTTTTTTAAGGACAGGTGGGCTAAAAAATATAAGATAGAAACGAGCTTATATAATGAAGAGGAAAGAACTCATCCAGTGTAA
- a CDS encoding 4Fe-4S binding protein: protein MDNKVNKELKVRTEWCKACGICVEFCPKNVLQIKNEKIDIKDRERCIQCGQCELRCPDYAIYLEVVDSEK, encoded by the coding sequence GTGGACAATAAAGTAAATAAAGAATTAAAAGTACGGACTGAGTGGTGTAAGGCCTGTGGAATATGTGTTGAGTTTTGCCCTAAAAATGTACTACAGATAAAGAATGAAAAGATCGACATAAAAGATAGAGAACGTTGTATTCAATGTGGCCAGTGCGAACTGCGGTGCCCAGATTATGCGATTTATTTGGAGGTGGTTGACAGTGAAAAATAA
- a CDS encoding class I SAM-dependent methyltransferase, producing MSLLTRVTNFVQIILKEKIKQGNIAIDATMGNGNDTVFLARSVGISGKVYSFDVQEIALRNTKEKITEHHLKGYDIQLINDGHENINQYIEGLVDVVMFNLGYLPKGDPAIITRPKTTIKAISHMIQLLKPGGIISIIIYYGHEGGKEEKEAVLDFLKGIPKEEITVIESNYTNHMNNPPIIVFIEKNK from the coding sequence TTGAGTCTACTTACGAGAGTTACAAATTTTGTTCAAATTATTTTAAAGGAAAAAATTAAACAAGGAAATATTGCGATTGATGCTACTATGGGAAATGGCAATGACACTGTATTTTTAGCAAGATCGGTTGGGATCAGTGGTAAAGTTTATTCATTTGATGTCCAAGAAATTGCATTACGGAATACGAAAGAGAAAATCACTGAACATCATTTAAAGGGATATGATATTCAACTGATCAATGATGGACATGAAAATATTAATCAATACATTGAAGGATTAGTGGATGTTGTAATGTTTAATCTAGGATATTTGCCTAAAGGTGATCCCGCAATAATTACCAGACCAAAAACTACGATAAAAGCGATTTCTCACATGATTCAGCTTTTAAAGCCTGGCGGCATCATATCTATTATTATATATTATGGACACGAAGGAGGTAAAGAAGAAAAAGAAGCAGTTTTAGATTTTTTAAAAGGAATTCCCAAAGAGGAGATTACAGTGATAGAATCCAATTATACGAATCATATGAATAATCCTCCAATTATAGTTTTTATAGAAAAAAATAAATAA
- a CDS encoding pseudouridine synthase, which translates to MRLQKFLAANGVASRRKSEELISSGRVKVNGNIITEMGYKVDLDIDKISVDNKDIILQERKVYILLNKPTGYVTTVSEQFNRKKVTDLVDVPYRIFPVGRLDYNTSGLLILTNDGELTYKLTHPKFKVEKVYIAKVKGIPTKEALEAFENGLKIEDYITAPAKIKILKEINQHTLVEVRIREGKNRQVRKMCEAIGHPVVELKRIAMGRIHLGNLDVGNWRYFTEREIAYLKQL; encoded by the coding sequence ATGAGACTACAGAAGTTTTTAGCTGCAAATGGCGTTGCTTCCAGAAGAAAAAGTGAAGAATTAATAAGTAGTGGTAGAGTTAAGGTCAATGGAAATATCATCACTGAAATGGGATATAAGGTAGATTTAGATATAGATAAAATTTCCGTAGATAATAAGGATATCATATTGCAGGAACGCAAAGTATATATTCTGTTAAATAAGCCTACAGGATATGTTACAACCGTATCAGAGCAATTTAACCGCAAGAAGGTTACAGATCTAGTAGATGTACCTTATCGAATTTTTCCGGTAGGTAGATTGGATTATAATACCTCTGGATTACTGATACTAACCAATGATGGGGAACTGACCTATAAATTGACGCACCCTAAGTTTAAGGTCGAAAAGGTATATATTGCAAAGGTGAAAGGAATACCGACGAAGGAAGCCTTAGAAGCATTTGAGAATGGTTTGAAAATTGAAGACTATATTACGGCACCAGCTAAGATTAAGATATTAAAAGAGATCAATCAGCATACATTAGTTGAGGTTCGAATTAGAGAAGGTAAAAATCGTCAGGTAAGAAAAATGTGTGAGGCTATTGGTCATCCCGTTGTTGAACTGAAGAGAATTGCTATGGGTAGAATTCATTTAGGAAACCTAGATGTTGGAAATTGGAGATATTTTACGGAAAGAGAGATCGCTTATTTGAAACAATTATAA